A stretch of the Aegilops tauschii subsp. strangulata cultivar AL8/78 chromosome 4, Aet v6.0, whole genome shotgun sequence genome encodes the following:
- the LOC109775082 gene encoding translocase of chloroplast 34, chloroplastic produces the protein MAAPIPREWVGLQQFPAATQTKLHELLGKLKEENVSTLTILVMGKGGVGKSSTVNSIVGERVANVSAFQSEGLRPMMCSRTRAGFTLNIIDTPGLIEGGYINEQAVEIIKRFLLEKTIDVLLYVDRLDTYRMDTLDEQVIRAITNSLGKAIWRRTLVVLTHAQLSPPDGIDYNDFLARRSESLLRYIRSSAGIGKREYADFPLPIALAENSGRCKTNENGAKILPDGTPWIPNLMKEITIVVSNGSKSIHVDQKLIDGPNPNNRWKKYIPLILAVQYFFVVKGIRRAIHSDISNGKLDDWEQRYRDLVGSGNPVDQKVSSSRNPKA, from the exons ATGGCGGCGCCGATACCGCGTGAGTGGGTTGGTCTGCAGCAGTTCCCGGCGGCCACCCAGACCAAGCTGCACGAGCTCCTCGGCAAGCTCAAGGAGGAG AATGTGAGCACATTGACGATTCTGGTGATGGGGAAGGGCGGTGTGGGGAAGTCGTCCACTGTCAACTCCATTGTCGGGGAGAGGGTCGCCAACGTCAGCGCGTTCCAG TCTGAGGGTCTGAGGCCAATGATGTGCTCCCGCACCCGGGCAGGATTCACCTTGAACATTATCGACACTCCTGGGCTCATTGAAGGTGGGTATATCAATGAGCAGGCTGTGGAGATCATAAAGAG GTTTCTTCTGGAGAAGACTATTGATGTCCTCCTGTACGTCGATCGCTTGGATACATATAGAATGGATACATTGGATGAACAAGTTATAAGAGCCATCACTAATTCATTAGGGAAGGCCATTTGGAGAAGAACATTGGTTGTATTGACCCATGCCCAGCTGTCTCCTCCTGATGGAATTGACTATAATGATTTCCTTGCAAGAAGATCAGAGTCGCTTTTGCGATATATCCGTTCCAGTGCAGGAATCGGCAAACGAGAATATGCG GATTTTCCCTTGCCAATAGCTTTGGCAGAGAACAGTGGAAGGTGCAAGACTAATGAGAATGGGGCGAAG ATTCTTCCTGATGGAACTCCATGGATTCCAAACTTGATGAAAGAAATTACTATTGTTGTCTCAAATGGAAGCAAGTCCATTCATGTTGATCAGAAGTTAATCGACGGTCCAAATCCCAACAATCGCTGGAAGAAGTACATACCTCTCATCCTTGCCGTGCAG TACTTTTTTGTGGTAAAAGGAATCCGAAGGGCTATTCATTCTGACATTTCGAACGGGAAGCTGGATGACTGGGAGCAGCGCTATAGAGACTTGGTTGGAAGCGGCAACCCGGTAGACCAGAAAGTTTCGTCATCCCGCAACCCTAAGGCCTGA
- the LOC109775083 gene encoding uncharacterized protein, with protein sequence MNFSDDWRFLFPVSSVFNPPSLAPPDASHGPLFFTPLPPPAPLLSLPFPFPPPLHASTTGDLRHALRYIVGSTSFLPYSDLKSLSGPLLAAPSPPFPPPSNLLAVVPSRSSSSLVLFFPYGENAEKIAFALVNSPVASSAPVSPFVQSDGFKHPGHRIQQLAAIPAQSSWSSEPDDSCVEGFLLAATLYSVNWFRVESRDSGSPVLVPVAKQGFDAAVVHACWSRHFPSQCAVLLENGELCWFDLNTRLGGKTSVGFGGNGEDWGDWLSCAYGAQPWMVIVASTKAVLLVDLSFVDHGDKYVVENEPHKFQYKVLAKVGLPGLFETEPFDRTEHYIAFCKAGFDDSHISVVTERHLILLDVTKPLEPVLAWQHGLENPNHVAMFRLSELRPSKEYEWASNSGFAILVGSFQNGEFSLFCYGPKEQGCPDNSHLYAWDIPSRLSLTGQYCGCSNEIMKEIFSTPVSVYDGYASQHRAKSIVGYYVLPDDLSISEPTSASFALIRLTALGKLEMQQYRASRGLHDEIDTPCDESEHASMDSSSSILIDTQGENVSTKYRFLKLHFLYEHLKGNLCSALAKHGTGVNGDRDQIIISEDVLAFAEDNSRSSSLPVSDFLCNASIPMNVFEIACQSILNSLPSNILHVSLSKYKDMLKCDTKEGLVEYLKVPSCSPHNELRPFLLAKPSSTCEKVTSKAVSQNALVGPVLPVHVLLAMEEMNRGIDSPSERETAETDLVRHRCSEVLEAFVPEVSIAESDNFDGWFSSQKLNDKKSYLVYEPRIENKFTLDKTVIKKENEEQKAADRTSFETSAAPYKDENFMTFVCGKAGTLDSGPEQTTSDLFDFTPVRMDFASTDLDIQPAEEEVYRCLKKQFLRWQNNFKPYQDFCSSYKIQKPS encoded by the coding sequence ATGAACTTCTCCGACGACTGGCGCTTCCTCTTCCCCGTCTCCTCCGTGTTCAACCCGCCGTCCCTCGCCCCGCCGGACGCCTCCCACGGGCCCCTCTTCTTCACCCCTctcccgccgcccgccccgctccTCTCCCTCCCCTTCCCCTTCCCTCCGCCCCTGCACGCCTCCACCACCGGTGACCTCCGCCACGCCCTCCGCTACATCGTCGGCTCCACCTCCTTCCTCCCCTACTCCGATCTCAAGTCCCTCTCGGGACCCCTCCtcgccgcgccgtcgccgccgttccCACCGCCTTCCAATCTTCTCGCCGTCGTCCCCTCCCGCTCCTCAAGCTCTCTCGTCCTCTTTTTCCCGTACGGCGAAAATGCGGAGAAGATTGCTTTCGCTCTTGTGAACTCGCCCGTTGCGAGCTCTGCGCCAGTTTCGCCCTTCGTTCAGAGTGATGGGTTCAAGCACCCTGGGCACCGCATACAGCAGCTTGCTGCTATTCCTGCCCAGTCGTCCTGGTCATCGGAGCCGGATGACAGCTGTGTCGAGGGTTTCCTGCTTGCTGCGACATTGTACTCAGTGAATTGGTTCAGGGTCGAGTCACGCGATTCGGGTTCCCCGGTGCTTGTACCGGTGGCCAAGCAGGGGTTTGATGCTGCTGTCGTGCACGCGTGCTGGAGCAGGCATTTTCCATCACAATGTGCGGTGCTGCTGGAGAATGGGGAGTTGTGTTGGTTTGATCTGAATACACGACTTGGAGGAAAGACGAGCGTTGGTTTTGGCGGCAATGGTGAAGACTGGGGGGACTGGCTAAGCTGTGCGTATGGAGCGCAACCGTGGATGGTGATAGTCGCAAGCACAAAAGCCGTCCTTTTGGTTGATTTGAGCTTTGTAGATCATGGTGACAAATACGTCGTGGAAAACGAGCCACACAAGTTTCAGTACAAGGTTCTAGCAAAAGTTGGGTTGCCAGGGTTATTTGAAACTGAGCCTTTTGACAGGACTGAGCATTATATTGCATTCTGCAAGGCTGGGTTCGATGATTCCCATATATCAGTAGTGACAGAGCGTCACTTGATTCTCCTTGATGTGACAAAGCCGTTGGAACCTGTGTTGGCTTGGCAGCATGGGCTTGAGAACCCAAATCATGTTGCCATGTTTCGGCTATCTGAATTGAGACCTTCCAAGGAATATGAATGGGCTTCAAATTCAGGTTTTGCCATTTTGGTTGGTTCGTTCCAGAATGGGGAGTTCAGTTTGTTCTGTTACGGGCCTAAGGAGCAAGGTTGTCCAGATAATTCTCATTTATACGCTTGGGATATTCCTTCGAGGCTTTCTCTGACAGGTCAGTATTGTGGCTGCAGCAATGAAATCATGAAAGAGATATTCTCAACGCCTGTTTCAGTATATGATGGGTATGCTTCCCAACACCGCGCTAAGTCCATTGTTGGCTACTATGTGCTTCCAGATGACCTCTCAATATCGGAGCCAACATCTGCCAGCTTTGCCTTGATCCGGCTAACAGCATTGGGGAAGTTGGAAATGCAACAGTATCGTGCATCTCGAGGTCTGCATGATGAAATTGACACCCCATGTGATGAATCAGAACATGCATCCATGGATAGTAGTTCATCCATTTTGATTGACACTCAGGGTGAAAATGTCTCCACCAAATATCGATTCTTGAAGTTGCATTTTCTATATGAACATCTGAAGGGCAATCTATGCAGTGCGTTGGCGAAGCATGGTACTGGTGTTAACGGAGACAGAGATCAAATTATTATTAGTGAAGACGTGTTGGCATTTGCAGAGGATAACTCCAGATCCAGCTCGCTGCCAGTTTCAGATTTCCTATGTAATGCTAGCATCCCCATGAATGTTTTCGAAATTGCATGTCAGAGCATATTGAACAGtctaccttcaaatattcttcatgTCTCCCTTTCTAAATACAAGGACATGCTAAAATGCGATACAAAAGAAGGCTTAGTAGAATATTTAAAAGTTCCTAGCTGTTCGCCACACAATGAACTTCGGCCTTTCCTGTTAGCGAAACCATCAAGCACATGTGAGAAGGTGACTAGCAAAGCGGTATCTCAAAATGCTCTTGTTGGGCCAGTGCTCCCTGTGCATGTCCTACTTGCAATGGAAGAGATGAACAGGGGCATAGACAGCCCTTCGGAAAGAGAAACTGCAGAAACTGACTTAGTACGCCATCGATGTAGTGAGGTGCTTGAAGCCTTTGTTCCTGAAGTATCCATTGCTGAGTCCGACAACTTTGATGGATGGTTCTCCTCACAAAAGTTGAATGACAAGAAGTCATATCTTGTTTACGAGCCTCGGATTGAAAATAAGTTTACTCTTGATAAAACTGTTATAAAGAAGGAAAATGAAGAGCAAAAGGCCGCTGATCGTACATCTTTTGAAACGTCTGCAGCACCATACAAGGATGAGAACTTCATGACATTTGTTTGTGGAAAAGCTGGGACTCTTGATTCTGGGCCTGAACAAACCACATCTGATTTGTTTGATTTCACCCCAGTGAGGATGGATTTTGCTTCCACAGATCTAGACATTCAACCTGCCGAGGAAGAAGTGTACAGATGCTTGAAGAAACAATTTTTAAGATGGCAAAATAATTTCAAGCCATACCAAGATTTTTGTAGCTCATATAAAATACAAAAGCCATCATAA